A part of Chloroflexota bacterium genomic DNA contains:
- the dapA gene encoding 4-hydroxy-tetrahydrodipicolinate synthase produces the protein MKLEFGRLITAMITPFGDDGAIDIDTFAVLADGLIEAGNDTLLVTGTTGESPVLSESERADLYREAVRVANGRAKIMAGTGGYNTAESIHLSQMAAECGVDALLQVAPYYNKPPQEGLYQHFAAIAASTDLPNMLYNVPSRTVTNIDAATVARCSQIENIFAVKEASGDFDQIAEIIRTAEPGFLVYSGNDGDTLPMMALGGVGVVSVASHLVSGQIKAMMNATVDGDLSTAASLHMEILPLVRALFPAGWSSPIALKSALNSVGFNVGLPRLPLVEHEPSLAAELAAITRGQTLDQYLFARVS, from the coding sequence GTGAAGTTGGAATTCGGGCGGTTGATCACCGCCATGATCACCCCGTTCGGCGATGACGGCGCGATCGACATCGACACCTTCGCAGTCCTGGCCGACGGCCTCATCGAGGCTGGCAACGACACCCTGCTGGTGACCGGTACTACAGGCGAGTCGCCGGTGCTCTCCGAGTCCGAGCGCGCCGACCTGTATCGCGAAGCGGTCCGGGTCGCCAACGGGCGGGCCAAGATCATGGCCGGTACCGGCGGTTACAACACTGCCGAGAGCATCCATCTTTCGCAGATGGCGGCCGAATGCGGAGTGGACGCTTTGTTGCAGGTGGCGCCCTACTACAACAAGCCACCTCAGGAAGGCCTGTACCAGCACTTTGCGGCAATTGCCGCCAGCACCGACCTTCCGAACATGCTCTACAACGTGCCCTCGCGCACCGTCACCAACATTGACGCTGCCACGGTCGCGCGCTGCTCGCAGATTGAGAACATTTTTGCGGTCAAGGAAGCCAGCGGCGATTTCGATCAAATTGCCGAAATCATCCGCACCGCCGAACCCGGCTTCCTGGTTTATTCGGGCAACGACGGCGACACGCTGCCGATGATGGCGCTGGGCGGCGTCGGCGTCGTGTCGGTCGCATCGCACCTGGTATCCGGCCAGATAAAGGCGATGATGAACGCGACTGTTGACGGCGACCTGTCGACCGCCGCATCCCTGCACATGGAAATACTCCCGCTGGTAAGGGCGCTCTTCCCGGCCGGGTGGAGCAGCCCGATAGCGCTAAAGTCGGCGCTGAACTCGGTCGGCTTCAACGTCGGGCTGCCGCGCTTGCCGCTGGTCGAGCACGAGCCATCGCTGGCGGCCGAACTGGCCGCGATCACGCGCGGCCAGACGCTCGACCAGTACCTGTTCGCCCGGGTGAGCTAG